DNA from Dokdonella koreensis DS-123:
GGCGATCGCCTCGTAGGCGCGCGCGCGGTCGGCACCGTGCAGGGTCAGCACCGACAGCGACGGCGCGAACCGGCGGGCCTCGTCCTGCCAGTTGCCGATCAGGCTGGTCGGCGCGACGACGAGCGCCGGTGCATCGAGCCGGCCGCGCGCCTTCTCGTCCAGCAGATGCGCCAGCACCTGGACGGTCTTGCCCAGGCCCATGTCGTCGGCCAGCACGCCGCCGAGGCCCGCGTCGGCCAGGAAGCCGAGCCAGGCCAGGCCCTCGCGCTGGTACTCGCGCAGCACGGCCTGCAGTCCGGCCGGCGGTTCGCCGACGCGGCGCGCCCCCTTCAACGCGTCCAGGTTCGCACGCAGGCGGGCGGCACCGGCCCAGACCAGGCCGGCTTCGTCGCCGGCCGCGAGCAGGCTGGTGGCGGCGCTGCGGTGCACGCTGAGGCGCTCGCCGCGGTCGGCGTCGATCCATTCGAGCAGCGGGCCGACCAGCGCACGCACGCGCGCCAGCGGCAGTTCCACGCTGCGCCGCTCGTCGATCGGCACGCGCAACGCCGCATCGCGGCGCTCGCCGCGGCGCGGGACCAGCGAAAAGCGCGGGTCGGTCAGCAGGCGCCGCAGGATCGGCAGCAGGTCCACGCGTTCGCCGCCGACGTCGATGCCGAGCGCGACGTCGAACCACGGCGTATTGGTTTCGGCCAGGTCGGCATGCCAGTCGTCGATGTCGATCAGCTCGTCGCGCGGGAAGCCGTCGGCATAGACGATGCGCACGCCCTGCTCGACCAACTGCTTGACGACCGGCTTCCAGGCATCGGGCGCCAGCGGCGGGCGCTGCTCGGCCGGCTGCAGCAGGAAGTCGGCCTGCGCGCCGTCGTCGGCGTGCCCACCGGCCGCGGCGAGGTCCGCCTCGACCAGACCGATCTGCTCGAGCAGGTCCAGCACCTGCCGCTCGTGCGCGCGATCGCGCTGGATCTCGACCAGGTCGCCCTCGTGCAGCAGGCGCGTCGTCGCGGCTGCCGCCGGCGGCACGCGCACGCCGGCGTAATCGAACGCCAGCCGCGCACAGCCGGCGGTGATGGTGCGCAGGCGCAGTGCCTGGCGCCACGGCACCTCGACCGGCCGCAAGGTCAGCTCGGGGACCGGCACCGCCTCGATGTGGCGTACCGTGCGGACCACCGGTGCCGGCAGCGCGGCGGCGGCCGGCCGCCCGCCGAGGGTGCGCCGCACCGCCTCGGCACTCTCCGGCGCGACGCGCGGCGCGCCCTGCACGAGGTCGATCCAGGCCGGCGAGGCCTGCACCGGACCGAACCGACGCACCTCCGGCAGGAAATACCACAGCCCGGCGCCGCGCAGCAGCGCGGCCGGCTCGGTGCCGTCGATGCCGATGTCGAGCACCTGGCTGCCGTCGGCCTGGTCCTTCCAGGCCAGCGCGGGCTTGACCGGATCGGCCAGGGTCCAGGCACCTCCCGCCGGCTTCTCCACGTAGACGCGGTGGCGCCGGGCCAGATCGGCCACGGCCTGCTCCAGCGCGCGCGTGTCGATCGGGACGAACGAGCCGTGGCGGCCCTCGCTGCGCCCGAGCAGCAGACCGAGCGCGACCGCATCGGCCACCGGCCAGCCGCCGGCCGGCGCCGGCACCGGTCCACCGATGTCCAGCACCAGCGGCTGCGGATCGACCAGGCCGCTGCTGCGGCTCTTCGCCGGCCGCAGCCAGACCGGCGCGGCTTCCAGGCGCGGCTGGCGCGGCGCGGAGATGCCCCGCAGCAGCAGGGCGAAGACGCGGTCCGGCTCGGCGACGGCCGCGGCGTGCTCGTCGTCGATGGTCTCCAGGCGATGCAGCCAGGCGCCCCAGTCGATCTCCTCGGCCGGCGGCGGCGCGGCCGGCGGCGGCGGTTCGGCGGCCACCGGCGCCGGCGACAACGCGGGCCAGGCACCGGGCGGCCGCCGTTCGGCGAACAGCAGCGTCGCCACGGCATGCTTGCAGTCGTAGGTGACCGGACATTCGCACTGGCACAGCCAGTCGCCGGCATCGGGCCGGCTCGAGACGGTCACGACGGTGCGGTAGAGCGCGCCGTGCCGGCCGCGCACCTCCGCCTCCAGGCGGCCGCCGTCGCCGCGCGGGCGGTACGCCAGCGCGCGCAGGCGCCCGCTGCGAAAGTAGTCGCCGCCGCGCTGCAGCGCGCCCGGATCGAAGCGCTCGCGCCAGCCGCCCTGGGCCAGTATCTGCTGCAGTGCCGCCGTATCCACCAATGGTGTCGTTGCCCGGGGAAACCGCTGATTGTCGCACGAGCCGGCGCAACGTCCGGCATCGGTGTCCGAAGCGGCCGGCGCGCCCATGGCACGGGCGTGCCGTTCCGGCGACAATAGGCGGCTTCCTGCGTCCCCCTTCCCCTGCGCGCTTCGAGCTGCCGCCGGCGCCGTCATCCCTCTGGAGGAATCCATGGCAGAACCCACCCTCACGCCGCCGGCCGACGGCGCCAAGATCACGATCGCCGACGGCGTGCTCAACGTCCCGGCCAACCCGATCATCCCGTTCATCGAAGGCGACGGCACCGGCCCGGACATCTGGGCGGCCTCGGTCCGCGTCCTCGACGCCGCGGTCGCCAAGGCCTACGGCGGCGCGCGCAAGATCCACTGGCTGGAGGTCTACGCCGGCGAGAAGTCGTTCAACGAGTTCGGCAACTGGCTGCCGGACGCGACGGTGGCCGCCTGCCGCGACTACCTGGTCTCGATCAAGGGCCCGCTGACGACGCCGGTGGGCGGCGGCATCCGCTCGCTCAACGTCGCGCTGCGCCAGATGCTGGACCTCTACGCCTGCGTGCGCCCGGTGCGCTGGTTCAAGGGCGTGCCCTCGCCGGTGCGCGACCCGTCCAAGGTCGACATGACGATCTACCGCGAGAACACCGAGGACATCTACGCCGGCATCGAGTTCCAGGAAGGCACCGATGACGCCCGCAAGTTCGCCGCGCTGCTGAAGGAGAACTTCCCGGACCGCTACAAGAAGATCCGCTTCCCCGACACCGCCGGCTTCGGCATCAAGCCGGTCTCGAAGGAGGGCACCGAGCGCCTGGTGCGTGCC
Protein-coding regions in this window:
- a CDS encoding DEAD/DEAH box helicase; translated protein: MDTAALQQILAQGGWRERFDPGALQRGGDYFRSGRLRALAYRPRGDGGRLEAEVRGRHGALYRTVVTVSSRPDAGDWLCQCECPVTYDCKHAVATLLFAERRPPGAWPALSPAPVAAEPPPPAAPPPAEEIDWGAWLHRLETIDDEHAAAVAEPDRVFALLLRGISAPRQPRLEAAPVWLRPAKSRSSGLVDPQPLVLDIGGPVPAPAGGWPVADAVALGLLLGRSEGRHGSFVPIDTRALEQAVADLARRHRVYVEKPAGGAWTLADPVKPALAWKDQADGSQVLDIGIDGTEPAALLRGAGLWYFLPEVRRFGPVQASPAWIDLVQGAPRVAPESAEAVRRTLGGRPAAAALPAPVVRTVRHIEAVPVPELTLRPVEVPWRQALRLRTITAGCARLAFDYAGVRVPPAAAATTRLLHEGDLVEIQRDRAHERQVLDLLEQIGLVEADLAAAGGHADDGAQADFLLQPAEQRPPLAPDAWKPVVKQLVEQGVRIVYADGFPRDELIDIDDWHADLAETNTPWFDVALGIDVGGERVDLLPILRRLLTDPRFSLVPRRGERRDAALRVPIDERRSVELPLARVRALVGPLLEWIDADRGERLSVHRSAATSLLAAGDEAGLVWAGAARLRANLDALKGARRVGEPPAGLQAVLREYQREGLAWLGFLADAGLGGVLADDMGLGKTVQVLAHLLDEKARGRLDAPALVVAPTSLIGNWQDEARRFAPSLSVLTLHGADRARAYEAIAGHDLVITTYPLLPRDRERLAATAFALLILDEAQSVKNARSQAAQVVREIPARRRLAMTGTPLENHLGELWALFDAVEPGLLGSERQFARFYRVPIEKHADAERGQRLSRRIAPLLLRRRKEDVLTELPEKTEIVQRLELEGAQRELYETLRLAQHERVREAMRERGLAQSGIVVIDALLKLRQVCCDPRLVKLDSARQAPDSAKLEALLERLDTLIGEGRRILVFSQFAQMLTLIAEALDQRGVDHLMLTGQTPGGARADLVRRFQDGEAPVFLISLKAGGTGLNLTAADAVIHYDPWWNPAVEAQATDRAHRIGQDKPVFVYKLICAGTVEEKIQALQARKAGLADAVLEGTGTGALHLDETDLAELFAPLAPE
- the icd gene encoding NADP-dependent isocitrate dehydrogenase: MAEPTLTPPADGAKITIADGVLNVPANPIIPFIEGDGTGPDIWAASVRVLDAAVAKAYGGARKIHWLEVYAGEKSFNEFGNWLPDATVAACRDYLVSIKGPLTTPVGGGIRSLNVALRQMLDLYACVRPVRWFKGVPSPVRDPSKVDMTIYRENTEDIYAGIEFQEGTDDARKFAALLKENFPDRYKKIRFPDTAGFGIKPVSKEGTERLVRAAIQYAIDNDRKSVTLVHKGNIMKFTEGGFRDWGYALAQREFGAVELDGGPWCTLKNPKTGKDIVIKDAIADAFLQQILLRPAEYDVVATLNLNGDYLSDALAAQVGGIGIAPGGNINYVTGHAVFEATHGTAPKYAGLDKVNPGSVILSGEMMLRYMGWTEAADAIIAAMDQAIASKKVTYDFARLMDGATEVKCSEFADELIKHL